The Leptolyngbya sp. CCY15150 genome contains a region encoding:
- a CDS encoding type I secretion system permease/ATPase, whose protein sequence is MTTNDVLNLDWAKPPLCWLSPDEQISIKQQAEVQTFSLGEVIWATESLGKQYLVLSGNVRLVPNDGKSVLLKAGDWFGELPELSDQWKARAASKTVSVLTWDSRLWKDLTQASSPNGTMPTGTVDRATELQQFWRSLRSQYQPNVSGKPQPVAGYPFVQALNTAAASLTMAAQYLQVPTRLEWVQRQLRGQRPKDVVTAAEKLGLHLRRVLLAQWSDLHTLTLPALMLWNDTEWVMVYEVRGDRLVIGHPLSPNQSCESLPRAMVEEAWDGILWQVELIQKQDRFNLTWFLPAVMRYRKLLGEVLLASFTLQLLGLGTPIITQVIIDKVMVQESIPTLDVMAIALLSIGVFESLLGGLRMFIFTHTTNRLDLSLSAQLFRHLLRLPLAYFEARRVGDTVARVQELEEIRQFLTSTALTVILDSIFSVVYLVVMFYYSVILTGVALAVIPLFIILTLVATPILRNWLNETFNRSADSQSFLVETITGIHSIKAHAAEKTSRDRWEGLYARFIRTGFKATTTANISNHIGDFFTSLSSLLILWFGAKLVIDQQFTIGQLVAFQMLSGRVTAPLLRLVQLWQNLQQVLLAVDRIGDILNVPPEAEPGTGLMLPPLKGEVAFEQVFFRYQSDQEPILRGVSFNVEPGMFVGLVGRSGSGKSTLSKLIQRLYLPEGGRISIDGFDVKSADLASLRSQIAVVLQEDFLFNGTVVENIMLGNPDVSAEEVVEAARMAVAHDFISDLPYGYETNVGERGTSLSGGQRQRITLARLFISKAPILILDEATSNLDAETEQQVLENLKRVSENRTVFLIAHRFAPLKRADLILAMEKGVVVERGTHDSLIQQKGLYWSLYQRQQASV, encoded by the coding sequence CCTTTAGCCTCGGAGAAGTCATTTGGGCAACGGAGAGCTTAGGAAAGCAATACTTAGTACTCTCGGGCAATGTGCGCTTGGTTCCCAATGACGGCAAGTCGGTGCTGCTGAAAGCGGGGGACTGGTTTGGCGAGCTACCAGAACTGTCGGATCAATGGAAGGCGCGGGCGGCTAGTAAAACCGTTTCGGTGCTCACCTGGGACAGTCGGCTCTGGAAAGACCTCACCCAAGCCTCGTCCCCCAATGGCACCATGCCAACAGGCACGGTAGACCGAGCGACAGAACTGCAGCAATTTTGGCGATCGCTGCGATCGCAATATCAGCCCAATGTATCCGGCAAGCCCCAACCGGTGGCGGGCTATCCCTTCGTGCAGGCTCTGAATACCGCTGCGGCCAGTTTGACGATGGCAGCCCAGTATCTACAGGTGCCCACTCGCCTAGAGTGGGTGCAGCGCCAGCTCCGTGGTCAACGTCCTAAGGATGTGGTGACGGCGGCGGAGAAGCTGGGGCTGCATCTGCGGCGGGTGCTCCTAGCCCAGTGGTCAGATTTACATACTCTCACCCTGCCGGCCCTGATGCTCTGGAATGACACCGAGTGGGTGATGGTGTATGAGGTACGGGGCGATCGCTTGGTCATCGGCCATCCCCTATCGCCCAACCAAAGCTGCGAAAGCCTGCCCCGCGCCATGGTGGAAGAGGCCTGGGACGGGATTCTCTGGCAGGTGGAGCTGATCCAAAAGCAGGATCGCTTTAACCTCACCTGGTTTTTGCCAGCGGTGATGCGCTACCGCAAGCTCTTGGGCGAAGTTCTGCTAGCTTCCTTTACGCTGCAGCTCCTGGGCCTAGGCACACCGATTATCACCCAGGTGATTATCGACAAGGTGATGGTGCAGGAAAGCATCCCAACGTTGGATGTGATGGCGATCGCTCTCCTGAGTATTGGGGTCTTCGAGTCCCTGCTGGGGGGGCTGCGTATGTTCATCTTCACCCACACCACCAACCGACTGGACTTGAGCCTGTCGGCCCAGCTTTTCCGTCATTTGCTACGCCTCCCCCTGGCCTACTTTGAAGCCCGCCGGGTGGGGGATACCGTGGCGCGGGTGCAGGAGCTGGAGGAAATCCGGCAGTTTCTCACCAGCACGGCGCTCACCGTCATCCTCGACAGCATCTTCTCCGTGGTCTACCTGGTGGTGATGTTCTACTACAGCGTCATCCTCACCGGCGTAGCCCTAGCGGTGATTCCCCTGTTTATCATTCTCACCCTGGTGGCCACCCCCATCCTGCGAAACTGGCTCAACGAAACCTTCAACCGTAGTGCCGACAGCCAGTCGTTCTTGGTAGAAACGATTACCGGGATCCATTCCATCAAAGCTCATGCTGCCGAGAAAACCTCCCGCGATCGCTGGGAAGGGCTCTACGCTCGCTTCATCCGCACCGGCTTCAAGGCCACCACCACAGCCAATATCAGCAACCACATTGGCGACTTCTTCACCAGCCTATCCTCCCTGCTGATCCTCTGGTTTGGGGCCAAGCTGGTGATTGATCAGCAGTTCACCATTGGGCAATTGGTAGCCTTCCAGATGCTATCGGGACGGGTCACTGCTCCCCTGCTGCGCCTTGTCCAGCTTTGGCAAAACCTGCAGCAGGTGCTGCTGGCGGTGGATCGCATCGGCGATATTCTCAATGTGCCTCCCGAGGCAGAGCCTGGTACGGGGCTTATGCTGCCGCCCTTAAAAGGTGAAGTGGCTTTCGAGCAAGTGTTTTTCCGCTACCAGAGCGATCAAGAACCAATTTTGCGTGGGGTGTCCTTCAACGTGGAGCCAGGCATGTTTGTGGGCTTAGTCGGGCGCAGTGGCTCGGGCAAGAGCACCCTGTCTAAGCTGATTCAGCGGCTCTATCTCCCCGAAGGCGGGCGGATTTCCATTGATGGCTTTGATGTGAAGAGCGCAGATTTGGCTTCTCTGCGATCGCAAATTGCCGTGGTGCTGCAGGAAGACTTCCTGTTCAACGGCACCGTGGTGGAAAACATCATGCTGGGCAACCCCGATGTATCTGCCGAGGAGGTGGTGGAAGCGGCTCGCATGGCCGTGGCCCATGACTTCATTTCTGACCTGCCCTACGGCTATGAAACCAACGTGGGAGAACGGGGAACCTCTCTCTCCGGCGGACAGCGGCAGCGCATTACCCTAGCGCGCCTGTTCATCTCCAAGGCACCGATTTTGATTTTGGATGAAGCCACCAGCAACCTGGATGCCGAAACCGAACAGCAGGTGCTGGAAAACCTAAAGCGGGTGTCAGAAAATCGTACCGTCTTCCTGATCGCCCACCGCTTTGCGCCGCTCAAACGGGCGGACTTGATTCTGGCGATGGAGAAAGGGGTGGTGGTAGAACGGGGCACCCACGATTCTCTGATCCAGCAAAAGGGGCTCTACTGGTCGCTCTATCAACGTCAGCAGGCGTCTGTCTAA
- a CDS encoding PepSY domain-containing protein, with translation MRVNRLRVRQLHRWFAPVMALPLLLTLLTGMGFQIAMSTGNTSGLLWLLEVHRGKFGAVDLTLVYPFLNGLGLLTLLVSGVLMWLQTSKRSRA, from the coding sequence ATGAGGGTGAACCGACTACGAGTACGGCAACTGCATCGATGGTTTGCGCCAGTCATGGCCCTGCCCCTACTGCTCACATTGCTGACGGGTATGGGCTTTCAAATTGCCATGAGCACCGGCAACACCAGTGGTCTCCTATGGCTGCTAGAGGTGCATCGCGGTAAGTTTGGAGCCGTGGATTTGACGCTGGTCTATCCCTTTTTAAATGGGTTAGGGCTCCTGACGCTCCTAGTGAGCGGCGTGCTGATGTGGCTGCAAACGAGCAAGCGATCGCGTGCCTAG
- a CDS encoding peptidylprolyl isomerase — MNHGLLRRTVSAIALAAVILCTTLGLPSAAQALPPGNAITDGRALLRYALPIDNEPVRTLQSSIEDISEALRGRRRLSSVNTNLIRAERILDRADDKLLPSVRSDKQAEAQALVAGIKDDIGRLREAIDTKDKSAIWDGRTAILDKVGLLEEDMVQAFPFEVPAEYSHLAQLKGRATLEVTTTQGSLTMVADGYNAPVTAGNFVDLVQRGFYDGLPFTRAEDFYVVQVGDPPGPDEGFMDPTTGAYRAIPLEVMVEGDSEPVYGVTLEDAGRFLDQPVLPFSSYGTVAMARPGDEPNGASSQFFFFLFEPELTPAGLNLLDGRYAVFGYVVDNKEVLGKLKPGDSIESIRVVDGLDNFIPPQA; from the coding sequence ATGAACCACGGGCTGCTGCGCCGGACGGTCAGTGCGATCGCCCTTGCTGCGGTGATCCTCTGCACAACCCTAGGGCTACCAAGTGCGGCCCAGGCCCTGCCGCCCGGTAATGCCATCACCGATGGTCGCGCCCTGTTGCGCTACGCCTTGCCCATTGACAATGAGCCGGTGCGCACCCTGCAATCTAGCATCGAGGATATTTCAGAAGCACTCCGGGGCCGCCGCCGCCTCAGCTCGGTGAACACGAACTTAATTCGGGCAGAGCGAATTTTGGATCGGGCCGATGACAAGCTCCTGCCCAGCGTGCGCAGCGATAAACAAGCCGAAGCCCAAGCCTTAGTAGCTGGCATCAAAGATGATATTGGTCGCTTGCGGGAGGCGATCGATACCAAAGATAAATCAGCCATCTGGGATGGACGCACCGCCATTCTCGACAAAGTTGGTCTGCTGGAAGAAGATATGGTGCAGGCCTTTCCCTTTGAAGTGCCCGCCGAGTATAGCCACCTAGCGCAGCTCAAGGGTCGGGCTACGTTAGAGGTCACCACCACCCAAGGCAGTCTCACCATGGTGGCAGATGGCTACAACGCGCCGGTGACGGCGGGTAACTTCGTCGATTTGGTGCAGCGTGGCTTCTACGACGGCTTGCCCTTCACCCGCGCCGAAGATTTCTACGTGGTGCAGGTGGGTGATCCACCAGGCCCAGACGAAGGTTTCATGGATCCCACCACCGGTGCCTACCGCGCCATTCCCCTAGAGGTGATGGTGGAAGGAGATTCTGAGCCGGTTTACGGTGTCACCCTAGAAGATGCTGGACGCTTTTTAGATCAGCCGGTGTTGCCTTTCTCGTCCTACGGCACGGTAGCCATGGCCCGTCCGGGGGATGAGCCCAACGGTGCATCATCTCAGTTCTTCTTCTTCCTGTTTGAGCCAGAATTGACGCCAGCGGGGCTCAACCTGCTCGATGGCCGCTACGCCGTCTTTGGCTATGTCGTCGATAACAAGGAAGTGCTGGGCAAGTTGAAGCCCGGCGACTCCATTGAGTCCATTCGCGTGGTGGATGGCTTAGACAACTTCATCCCGCCCCAAGCCTAA
- the efp gene encoding elongation factor P gives MISSNDFRTGVSIELDGSVWKVVEFLHVKPGKGSAFVRTKLKNAQTGSVIEKTFRAGETVPQATIEKSVMQHTYKEGEQFVFMDMETYEESRLNADQIGDRVKYLKEGMEASVVRWNDQIIEVELPNSIVLEVTETDPGVKGDTATGGTKPAIVETGAQVMVPLFISIGERIKIDTRNDSYLGRET, from the coding sequence ATGATTTCCAGCAATGACTTTCGTACAGGTGTCAGCATTGAATTAGATGGATCGGTGTGGAAGGTAGTTGAATTTCTCCATGTGAAGCCTGGTAAAGGATCAGCCTTTGTGCGCACTAAGCTGAAGAACGCCCAAACCGGTAGCGTCATTGAAAAAACCTTCCGAGCTGGGGAAACCGTGCCTCAGGCCACTATCGAAAAGAGCGTGATGCAGCACACCTACAAAGAGGGTGAGCAGTTTGTCTTCATGGACATGGAAACCTATGAAGAAAGCCGGCTGAATGCTGACCAAATTGGCGATCGCGTCAAGTACCTGAAAGAAGGGATGGAAGCCAGCGTGGTTCGCTGGAATGATCAAATCATTGAAGTTGAGCTTCCCAACTCGATCGTGCTGGAGGTCACAGAAACCGATCCGGGTGTGAAGGGCGACACCGCCACAGGAGGCACCAAGCCTGCGATCGTTGAAACCGGCGCACAGGTGATGGTTCCCCTCTTCATTTCGATTGGAGAACGCATCAAAATTGATACCCGTAACGATAGCTATCTTGGTCGAGAAACCTAG
- a CDS encoding rhodanese-related sulfurtransferase produces the protein MIVIATFYKFAAIADCAAEQQRLRDHSQQLGIKGTILLAQEGINGTIAGSRAAIDQFLAILRQAPYWADLEVKESYGNELPFERLKVRIRPEIVPLGMPAVSPAQQVGTYVSPDQWNDLITDPDVLVIDTRNDYEVAIGSFQGAHNPQTRSFRDFPDYAQRTLNPQQHPKIAMFCTGGIRCEKASSYLLSQGFEQVYHLQGGILKYLETVPADQSLWQGECFVFDQRVAVTHGLAIGSCDMCPACGHPVTLEDQGSPLYEPGVCCPQCSDRLTEEQKTSYRARQQQTLAES, from the coding sequence ATGATTGTAATTGCCACCTTTTATAAATTTGCGGCGATCGCTGACTGTGCTGCGGAACAGCAGCGGTTGCGTGACCATAGTCAGCAGCTTGGCATTAAGGGCACAATTTTACTGGCCCAAGAGGGCATCAATGGCACCATTGCCGGATCTCGCGCCGCCATCGACCAATTTTTGGCGATTCTGCGTCAAGCGCCTTACTGGGCAGACCTAGAGGTGAAAGAATCCTATGGGAATGAGCTACCCTTTGAGCGCCTGAAAGTTCGCATTCGTCCTGAAATTGTGCCCCTCGGTATGCCCGCCGTGTCGCCAGCGCAGCAAGTCGGTACCTATGTGTCTCCCGATCAGTGGAATGACCTGATTACCGATCCGGATGTGCTAGTGATTGATACGCGTAATGATTATGAGGTGGCGATCGGTTCATTCCAAGGCGCACACAATCCCCAGACTCGTTCATTTCGAGACTTTCCCGACTATGCCCAACGCACCCTAAACCCCCAGCAACATCCCAAAATTGCTATGTTTTGCACCGGGGGCATTCGCTGTGAGAAGGCCTCGTCCTACCTGCTCTCCCAAGGGTTTGAGCAGGTTTATCACCTGCAGGGTGGTATTTTGAAGTACCTAGAAACGGTTCCCGCCGACCAGAGCCTTTGGCAGGGAGAATGTTTCGTGTTTGATCAGCGAGTCGCGGTGACCCACGGCTTGGCGATCGGCTCCTGCGACATGTGTCCTGCCTGTGGGCATCCTGTCACCTTGGAAGATCAAGGGTCACCGCTCTATGAGCCAGGCGTTTGCTGTCCTCAGTGCAGCGATCGCTTAACGGAGGAACAGAAGACCAGCTATCGAGCTCGGCAGCAGCAGACCCTGGCTGAATCGTGA
- a CDS encoding A24 family peptidase, translating into MEWMAMVVGYGLALALGCCIGSFLNVVIYRIPAGLSLLFPPSRCPHCLNRLKAYDNVPVLGWLWLRGKCRYCKSAIALRYPLVEAGTGLLFLLTFIVYGVSWQTLGYWAFISWLISLSLIDWDTMTLPNPLTQSGLVVGLVFQASLGWMLTQSWSGVALYLMGGIGAAVLGIWLFDTITILGSAAFGRAAMGGGDAKLAAMMGAFLGWKLLLLASFLACAIGAFAGGGAIALGLLNRDQPMPFGPFLAIGAVLALFVGQSLIQGYVHLFFPSLILPGLDTF; encoded by the coding sequence ATGGAATGGATGGCAATGGTGGTGGGATATGGGTTAGCTCTAGCCCTAGGCTGCTGCATTGGCAGCTTTTTGAACGTGGTGATTTACCGCATCCCGGCTGGGCTATCCCTGCTGTTTCCCCCGTCCCGCTGTCCCCACTGCCTGAACCGCCTCAAGGCCTACGACAATGTGCCGGTGCTCGGCTGGCTGTGGCTGCGGGGTAAATGCCGCTACTGCAAGAGTGCGATCGCCCTTCGCTATCCCCTTGTGGAAGCTGGAACCGGCCTGCTATTTCTCCTCACCTTCATCGTGTATGGCGTCTCCTGGCAAACCCTCGGCTACTGGGCTTTCATTAGTTGGCTAATCTCCCTATCGTTAATCGACTGGGACACCATGACCCTGCCCAATCCGCTCACCCAGTCTGGTCTGGTGGTGGGTCTTGTGTTCCAAGCTAGCCTAGGCTGGATGCTCACCCAAAGCTGGAGCGGCGTGGCCCTGTACCTGATGGGTGGCATTGGCGCGGCGGTGTTGGGCATCTGGCTCTTTGATACGATCACCATTCTTGGATCAGCAGCCTTCGGGCGGGCGGCCATGGGTGGTGGCGATGCCAAGCTGGCCGCTATGATGGGAGCTTTCCTGGGCTGGAAGCTGCTGCTGCTTGCCAGTTTTCTCGCCTGTGCCATTGGAGCCTTCGCCGGTGGGGGAGCGATCGCCCTGGGATTATTAAACCGAGACCAGCCGATGCCCTTCGGCCCCTTTTTAGCGATCGGGGCCGTGCTGGCGCTGTTTGTGGGTCAAAGCCTGATTCAGGGCTATGTTCACCTGTTCTTCCCGTCCCTCATCCTGCCAGGGCTCGACACCTTTTAG
- the accB gene encoding acetyl-CoA carboxylase biotin carboxyl carrier protein, with product MSTCLVEFSFNDLCELLKVVHQTDVAELTLKSDEFELNIRKGGLAGGAGATVAEMAMPATHPQATAFMADGSNRPAPAPTPPPAVVDPKWVDITAPMVGTFYRSPAPGEPAFVNVGDRVSAGQTVCIVEAMKLMNDIEAEVAGEIVEILVENGESIEYGQPLMRVNPS from the coding sequence TTGAGTACTTGTCTAGTGGAATTTAGCTTCAATGATCTCTGTGAACTCCTAAAAGTTGTCCATCAAACTGATGTTGCAGAGTTAACGTTAAAAAGCGACGAATTTGAGCTCAACATTCGCAAGGGCGGGTTGGCCGGTGGAGCCGGTGCCACCGTTGCGGAGATGGCCATGCCGGCTACCCATCCCCAGGCAACTGCCTTCATGGCTGATGGATCCAACCGACCAGCTCCCGCCCCAACGCCGCCCCCTGCTGTGGTGGATCCTAAGTGGGTGGATATTACAGCGCCGATGGTGGGCACGTTTTATCGATCGCCCGCGCCGGGTGAGCCAGCCTTTGTGAATGTGGGCGATCGCGTTTCGGCGGGGCAGACGGTGTGTATTGTGGAAGCCATGAAGCTGATGAATGACATCGAAGCGGAAGTGGCGGGCGAGATTGTGGAAATTCTCGTCGAAAATGGCGAATCCATTGAATATGGACAGCCGTTGATGCGAGTCAACCCGTCCTAG
- the accD gene encoding acetyl-CoA carboxylase, carboxyltransferase subunit beta produces MSLFDWFANRRKSEPISKDRQEREIADGLWNKCEACGVLTYTKDLRANCMVCPECGHHIRIFSDDRIQQLIDPGTWTPLDEDLRPGDPLEFRDRKAYRDRVRETQEKTGLLDAVQTGIGQLDSLPIVLGVMDFRFMGGSMGSVVGEKLTRLIERGTRERLPVVIICTSGGARMQEGMLSLMQMAKISGALEFHREAGLLYVPVLTHPTTGGVTASFAMLGDIILAEPKALIGFAGRRVVEQTLREKLPEDFQTAEYLLTHGFVDAIVPRPQLKQTLAQLILLHQPYVHTPHFVRVPETLKLESIRPD; encoded by the coding sequence ATGTCTTTATTCGATTGGTTTGCAAATCGGCGGAAATCAGAACCTATTAGCAAGGATCGCCAAGAACGCGAGATTGCCGATGGGCTATGGAACAAGTGTGAAGCCTGCGGTGTTCTCACCTACACCAAAGATTTACGAGCCAATTGCATGGTCTGTCCAGAATGTGGACACCACATTCGCATTTTCAGCGACGATCGCATTCAGCAGCTCATTGATCCCGGCACCTGGACACCCCTCGATGAAGACCTCCGCCCCGGTGATCCCCTAGAATTCCGCGATCGCAAGGCCTATCGCGATCGCGTTCGAGAAACCCAGGAAAAAACCGGCCTGCTTGATGCGGTGCAAACCGGTATTGGTCAGCTCGACAGCCTGCCCATTGTCCTTGGCGTTATGGACTTTCGCTTCATGGGCGGCAGTATGGGGTCTGTGGTGGGCGAAAAACTCACCCGATTGATTGAACGCGGCACCCGCGAACGCTTGCCCGTAGTGATTATCTGCACCTCCGGCGGGGCGCGTATGCAGGAGGGAATGCTCAGCCTCATGCAAATGGCGAAAATTTCCGGTGCCCTAGAATTTCACCGCGAGGCGGGGCTGCTTTATGTGCCCGTGCTCACCCATCCCACCACCGGCGGCGTCACGGCGAGCTTTGCCATGCTGGGGGACATTATTTTGGCGGAACCCAAGGCGCTGATTGGCTTTGCCGGACGGCGAGTCGTAGAACAAACCCTGCGGGAGAAACTGCCGGAGGACTTCCAAACGGCGGAATATTTGCTCACCCACGGCTTCGTCGATGCGATCGTACCGCGTCCGCAGTTGAAACAAACCTTGGCGCAGCTGATTCTATTGCACCAGCCCTATGTGCATACGCCCCACTTCGTGCGGGTGCCCGAAACCCTGAAGCTAGAGTCGATTCGCCCAGACTAG